A window from Streptomyces sp. NBC_00335 encodes these proteins:
- a CDS encoding aspartate kinase: MGLVVQKYGGSSVADAEGIKRVAKRIVDAKKNGHQVVVVVSAMGDTTDELIDLAEQVSPMPAGREFDMLLTAGERISMALLAMAIKNLGHEAQSFTGSQAGVITDSVHNKARIIDVTPGRIRTALDEGNIAIVAGFQGVSADSKDITTLGRGGSDTTAVALAAALDAEVCEIYTDVDGVFTADPRVVKKAKKIDWINSEDMLELAASGSKVLLHRCVEYARRYNIPIHVRSSFSGLPGTWVSNENPQGDEPVEHAIISGVAHDVSEAKITVVGVPDKPGEAAAIFRAIADAEINIDMIVQNVSAASTGLTDISFTLPKAEGHKAIDALEKAKGTIGFESLRYDDQIGKISLVGAGMKTNPGVTASFFQALSDAGVNIELISTSEIRISVVTRQDDVNEAVRAVHTAFGLDNDSGDEAVVYGGTGR; this comes from the coding sequence GTGGGCCTTGTCGTGCAGAAGTACGGAGGCTCCTCCGTAGCCGATGCCGAAGGCATCAAGCGTGTTGCCAAGCGGATCGTGGATGCCAAGAAGAACGGCCACCAAGTGGTCGTCGTGGTTTCCGCGATGGGCGACACGACGGACGAGCTGATCGATCTCGCCGAGCAGGTGTCCCCGATGCCTGCCGGGCGCGAATTCGACATGCTGCTGACCGCCGGAGAGCGGATCTCCATGGCCCTGCTGGCCATGGCGATCAAAAACCTGGGCCACGAGGCCCAGTCGTTCACCGGCAGCCAGGCAGGCGTCATCACCGACTCGGTCCACAACAAAGCGCGCATCATCGATGTCACGCCGGGCCGAATCCGCACCGCGCTGGACGAGGGCAACATCGCCATCGTCGCCGGCTTCCAGGGCGTGTCGGCGGACAGCAAGGACATCACCACCCTCGGCCGGGGCGGCTCGGACACGACCGCCGTCGCGCTCGCCGCGGCGCTGGACGCCGAGGTCTGCGAGATCTACACCGACGTCGACGGCGTCTTCACCGCGGACCCCCGCGTCGTGAAGAAGGCCAAGAAGATCGACTGGATCAACTCCGAGGACATGCTGGAGCTCGCGGCCTCCGGCTCCAAGGTGCTGCTGCACCGCTGCGTCGAGTACGCGCGCCGCTACAACATCCCGATCCACGTCCGCTCGTCCTTCTCGGGACTGCCGGGCACCTGGGTCAGCAACGAGAATCCGCAAGGGGACGAGCCGGTGGAGCACGCCATCATCTCCGGAGTCGCTCACGACGTCTCCGAAGCCAAGATCACGGTCGTCGGCGTCCCGGACAAGCCGGGTGAGGCCGCGGCCATCTTCCGCGCCATCGCGGACGCCGAGATCAACATCGACATGATCGTGCAGAACGTGTCCGCCGCCTCCACGGGCCTGACGGACATCTCCTTCACCCTCCCCAAGGCCGAGGGCCACAAGGCCATCGACGCCCTGGAGAAGGCGAAGGGCACCATCGGCTTCGAGTCCCTGCGCTACGACGACCAGATCGGCAAGATCTCCCTGGTCGGCGCGGGCATGAAGACCAACCCGGGCGTCACCGCCTCGTTCTTCCAGGCGCTGTCCGACGCGGGCGTCAACATCGAGCTCATCTCCACCTCGGAGATCCGCATCTCGGTCGTGACCCGCCAGGACGACGTCAACGAGGCCGTCCGCGCCGTGCACACGGCCTTCGGACTCGACAACGACAGCGGCGACGAAGCCGTCGTCTACGGAGGCACGGGACGTTGA